A window of Castanea sativa cultivar Marrone di Chiusa Pesio chromosome 1, ASM4071231v1 contains these coding sequences:
- the LOC142627371 gene encoding uncharacterized protein LOC142627371 — translation MVINAQGELESENEEEVENVDMSSLENADDEQNVVAGDLLVTRRVLNVQVKKEESNQRENLFHTRCFVNNKVCNVIIDGATFKHPQPYRLQWLNECGEIKVARQVLVALSIGKNEDEVLCDVVPMHACHLLLGRPWQYDRRVKHDGFKNKYSFTLQGQPITLVPSTPKQEFEDVLPEEVPHGLPPIRGIEHQIDFIPGASIPNRPAYRSNPEETKELQRQVGELLEKEYVRESMSACAVLVLLVPKKDGTWRMCVDCRAINNIMVKYRHPIPRLDDMLDELHGSCVFTKIDLKSGYHQIRMKEGDEWKTAFKTKYGLYEWLVMPFGLTNAPSTFMRLMNHALRAFIGRFVVVYFDDILIYSKNLEEHVMHLKSVLEILRKERLYKQGKENVVADALPRRCALLSILDTKMLGFEYIKDVYAQDSDFGDVFNACEKVAFVKFYRHDRFLFRENKLCVPRCSLRELLVREAHGGGLMGLPRTKRGKDSVFVVVDRFSKMAHFIACHKTDDASHIANLFFKEIVRLHGRIVFQKKRRSKFLPRGDGPFQVVERINDNAYKLDLPGEYGVSASFNVADLSPFDVGDDLGTNPSQEGENDANQGADYADHTRGNGVEFSHDLLSLRASHADRTRGNGVEFAYDPLSLPSGPITRLRAKRFKEVLNGLVQENWADSEKTKL, via the exons ATGGTGATAAATGCTCAAGGCGAGCTTGAGTCGGAGAATGAGGAAGAAGTAGAAAATGTTGACATGTCATCTTTGGAGAATGCAGATGATGAGCAAAATGTTGTGGCTGGAGATTTACTAGTAACAAGGCGAGTCCTCAATGTGCAAGTTAAGAAGGAAGAAAGTAACCAAAGGGAGAACTTGTTTCATACTCGATGCTTTGTCAATAACAAAGTTTGCAATGTCATTATCGATGGAG CTACCTTCAAACATCCTCAACCTTACCGGCTTCAGTGGCTAAATGAATGTGGCGAAATCAAGGTGGCAAGACAAGTGTTGGTGGCATTATCCATTGGCAAAAATGAGGATGAAGTGCTATGTGATGTGGTTCCCATGCATGCATGCCATTTATTGTTGGGAAGACCATGGCAGTATGATCGGAGGGTTAAACATGATGGATTTAAAAATAAGTATTCTTTCACTCTTCAAGGGCAACCCATTACTCTTGTGCCATCAACTCCAAAACAG GAGTTTGAAGATGTCCTTCCCGAAGAGGTACCTCATGGTTTACCTCCAATTCGAGGGATTGAACATCAAATTGATTTCATACCTGGTGCATCAATTCCAAATCGACCTGCTTATAGGAGTAATCCCGAGGAGACCAAGGAACTTCAGAGACAAGTAGGTGAATTATTGGAGAAGGAATACGTGCGTGAAAGCATGAGTGCTTGTGCGGTCCTGGTGTTATTAgttcctaagaaggatggaacatggaggatgtgtgttgacTGCCGAGCCATCAACAACATAATGGTAAAATATCGTCATCCCATTCCAAGATTAGATGATATGCTGGATGAATTACATGGTTCTTGTGTCTTTACAAAAATTGATCTTAAGAGTGGTTACCATCAGATTAGGATGAAGGaaggtgatgaatggaaaactgcttTTAAGACTAAATATGGTTTGTATGAGTGGTTAGTGATGCCTTTCGGCTTAACTAATGCTCCAAGCACTTTTATGCGTTTGATGAACCATGCTCTGCGTGCATTTATTGGTAGATTTGTAGTTGTGTATTTTGATGATATCCTAATTTATAGCAAAAATTTGGAAGAACATGTAATGCATTTGAAATCTGTTTTGGAAATTCTAAGGAAAGAAAGATT atacaagcaaggtaaggaaaatgtGGTGGCTGATGCATTGCCCCGAAGGTGTGCTTTACTTTCCATTTTAGATACAAAAATGCTTGGCTTTGAATACATTAAGGATGTGTATGCACAAGATTCTGATTTTGGTGATGTGTTCAATGCATGTGAAAAAGTGGCATTTGTTAAGTTTTATAGGCATGATAGATTTTTGTTTCGGGAGAATAAACTGTGTGTGCCTAGGTGTTCTTTGCGTGAATTGCTTGTGAGAGAAGCTCATGGTGGTGGTTtgatgg gtttacCTAGGACTAAGAGGGGGAAAGATTCAGTTTTTGTGGTGGTAGATAGATTTTCCAAGATGGCACACTTCATTGCGTGTCACAAAACTGATGATGCATCACATATAGCTAATTTATTCTTCAAAGAAATTGTTAGGTTACATG GAAGGATCGTTTTCCAGAAAAAACGGCGTTCAAAATTCCTACCACGGGGTGATGGACCATTTCAAGTAGTGGAGCGCATCAATGATAATGCCTACAAGCTTGACTTACCAGGTGAGTATGGTGTTAGTGCAAGCTTTAATGTTGCTGATTtgtctccttttgatgtaggtgatgaTTTGGGGACAAATCCTTCTCAAGAGGGGGAGaatgatgcaaatcaaggagctgATTATGCTGATCATACACGTGGAAATGGAGTTGAATTTTCACATGACCTTTTGTCACTTC GAGCTAGTCATGCTGATCGTACACGTGGAAATGGAGTTGAATTTGCATATGATCCTTTGTCACTTCCTAGTggcccaattacaagacttagagCTAAACGTTTCAAGGAAGTACTAAATGGGCTCGTCCAAGAGAATTGGGCTGATTCTGAAAAGACCAAG CTGTAA